From Candidatus Manganitrophus morganii, the proteins below share one genomic window:
- the dtd gene encoding D-aminoacyl-tRNA deacylase, translating to MRILIQRVIEAQVAVDQEVIGRIGPGLVVLLGVAKGDTAAQAVRLAERLLAYRIFEDEEGRMNRSIQEIKGAFLVVSQFTLVADVAKGTRPGFSTAAPPDLAEALYRTFVDRLAASGLTVETGRFGAHMVVSLHNDGPVTFLLEG from the coding sequence ATGCGAATTCTCATCCAACGGGTCATCGAAGCCCAGGTCGCTGTCGATCAAGAGGTGATCGGCCGGATCGGTCCCGGCCTGGTCGTCCTCCTCGGCGTAGCGAAGGGAGACACCGCCGCGCAAGCCGTTCGTCTCGCGGAGCGGCTGCTCGCCTACCGGATCTTTGAGGATGAGGAAGGCCGGATGAACCGTTCCATCCAAGAGATCAAAGGCGCTTTTCTCGTCGTCTCGCAATTCACCCTGGTCGCCGACGTCGCCAAAGGAACCCGCCCCGGCTTCTCCACCGCCGCGCCCCCCGATCTCGCCGAGGCGCTCTACCGCACCTTTGTCGACCGCCTCGCCGCCTCCGGCCTCACCGTAGAGACCGGCCGGTTCGGCGCACACATGGTCGTCTCGCTTCATAATGACGGGCCGGTGACGTTTTTGCTGGAGGGGTGA
- a CDS encoding CBS domain-containing protein — MRRVDFLVGQKDFSTLIAEQFMQQDVVYFSPSVKAQSIAAALTTGNFGSVPIVNEERRPVGIVSEFDLLKAVRQGKSLNDLSAAEIMTTPPVTVLPESKADDVLKILEDRHLIRVPVVDEEGRLVGMVARRDLLHGYLQAQVPDKVWWM, encoded by the coding sequence ATGAGACGAGTCGATTTCCTTGTCGGACAGAAAGATTTCAGCACATTGATCGCCGAGCAGTTTATGCAGCAGGATGTGGTCTATTTTTCGCCGTCGGTGAAGGCGCAATCGATTGCGGCGGCGCTCACTACCGGTAATTTCGGGAGTGTCCCCATTGTAAACGAGGAGAGGCGACCGGTCGGGATTGTCAGCGAGTTCGACCTGCTCAAGGCGGTGCGACAAGGAAAGTCCCTCAACGATCTCAGCGCGGCGGAGATCATGACCACGCCGCCGGTCACGGTCCTGCCGGAGAGCAAGGCAGACGACGTGTTGAAGATTCTGGAGGACAGGCATCTGATCCGGGTGCCGGTGGTCGATGAGGAGGGTCGGCTGGTCGGCATGGTGGCGCGCCGGGACCTGCTCCACGGCTATCTGCAGGCGCAAGTCCCCGACAAGGTCTGGTGGATGTAA